One window of Nicotiana tomentosiformis chromosome 11, ASM39032v3, whole genome shotgun sequence genomic DNA carries:
- the LOC138901939 gene encoding uncharacterized protein, giving the protein MSNPQLAPLHVDNESGHQGENNNIAPSNEILHADPVGIPIVDPIDANSHVSIDAKLPTNPENNVSGGARSVIQNAQNVEGDGINLRMIFEMLQAQQAAITQLQNQSRARSWVEPDPPREAARRDVSVVERSNEHESGDSSKVIKMLEEPTKRIESGEKKIDGNDKKVETYNSREDQIPGALPILKGLDSRKFVQKPFPPRNDLEDDEIESMLLKKFGETPSKRAMIWYHNLPPNSIDSFAMLADSFVKTHAGAIKVETRKSNLFKVREKDNKMLGEFVSRFQMERMELPPVADDWTVQAFTQGLNVRSSVDSQQLKQNLIKYPAVTWADVHNRYQSKIRVEDDQLGAPPGSIYPINPVDRIRRDIN; this is encoded by the exons atgtcaaaccctcaattagcgcctctacatgttgacaacgagtccggtcaccaaggtgaaaataacaacatagcgcccaGTAACGAGATACTGCATGCTGATCCCGTTGGAATTCCGATCGTAGATCCAATCGACGCTAATTCGCATGTATCTATCGATGCAAAGTTGCCTACCAACCCTGAAAATAACGTTAGTGGTGGAGCCCGGTCGGTGATTCAGAACGCTCAAAACGTTGAAGGAGACGGGATCAACTTAcgaatgatcttcgaaatgctacagGCCCAACAGGCGGCGATaactcagttacagaaccaaagccgcgCACGAAGCTGGGTTGAGCCCGATCCTCCCCGGGAAGCCGCCCGCAGGGATGTATCGGTCGTAGAAAGATCAAACGAACATGAATCAGGGGATAGCTCCAAagttataaagatgcttgaggaaccgACGAAAAGGATAGAATCCGGGGAAAAGAAGATCGATGgtaacgacaaaaaggtggaaacttaCAATTCCAGGGAAGACCAAATTCCAGGAGCACttccgatattgaagggcctagattccaggaagttcgtacaaaaaccttttcctccga ggaatgatctagaggacgacgaAATCGAATCCATGTTActaaagaaattcggggaaaccCCGTCAAagagagctatgatatggtaccacaatttaccacctaactctattgattcttttgctatgcttgcagattctttcgtaaaaacacacgccggagccatcaaggtcgaaaccaggaaatcaaaccttttcaaggtaagagaAAAGGACAACAAAATGCTCGGAGAATTTGTGTCccgattccaaatggaacgaatggagcTACCACCGGTCGCCGACGATTGGacagttcaagctttcacccaaggactcaatgttcgaagctcggtggATTCGCAGCaattgaagcaaaatttgataaaATACCCAGCTGTCACTTGGGCTGATGtccataatcggtatcaatcgaagatcagggtcgaagatgaccaactCGGGGCTCCACCAGGGTCAATTTATCCTATCAACCCCGTGGATAGAATTAGGAGGGATATCAACtga
- the LOC104111515 gene encoding putative phytosulfokines 6, whose amino-acid sequence MKQNLYFLLLLLLLVSMLVSSQASARFLANNQVKGEVKLHKTIGGDSIDRMETTDDSNELRGVEECDDGDEECFKRRVIAEAHLDYIYTQHHDHP is encoded by the exons ATGAAGCAAAACTTATATTTTCtgctacttcttcttcttcttgtttccATGCTCGTGTCTTCACAAGCATCTGCTCGTTTCTTGgcaaacaaccaag TGAAAGGGGAGGTAAAACTCCACAAAACCATTGGTGGAGATTCTATTGACAGGATGGAAACTACTGATGATTCAAAT GAGTTGAGGGGAGTAGAGGAATGTGATGATGGAGATGAAGAATGCTTTAAGAGAAGGGTTATTGCAGAGGCTCACCTTGACTACATCTACACTCAACACCATGATCACCCTTGA